One region of Sylvia atricapilla isolate bSylAtr1 chromosome Z, bSylAtr1.pri, whole genome shotgun sequence genomic DNA includes:
- the SCAMP1 gene encoding secretory carrier-associated membrane protein 1, which translates to MSDFDSNPFADPDLNNPFKDPSVTQVTRNVPPGLDEYNPFSDSRTPPPGNVKMPNVPSTQPAIMKPTEEPSSYTQIAKEHALAQAELLKRQEELERKAAELDRREREMQSLNQQGGRKNNWPPLPENFPVGPCFYQDFSVDIPVEFQKTVKIMYYLWMFHTVTLFLNIFGCLAWFYVDASRGVDFGLSILWFLLFTPCSFVCWYRPLYGAFRSDSSFRFFVFFFVYICQFAVHVLQAAGFQRWGNCGWISSLTGLNKSIPVGIMMIIIAALFTASAVISLVMFKKVHGLYRTTGASFEKAQQEFATGVMSNKTVQTAAANAASTAATSAAQNAFKGNRM; encoded by the exons GATCCTTCTGTTACACAAGTGACAAGAAATGTTCCTCCGGGGCTTGATGAGTACAATCCGTTCTCTGATTCAAGAACA ccTCCTCCAGGAAATGTGAAAATGCCTAATGTACCAAGTACCCAGCCAGCAATAATGAAACCAACAGAAGAACCATCTTCTTACACACAAATAGCAAAG gAGCATGCCTTGGCCCAGGCAGAACTGCTAAAGCGTCAAGaagaactggaaagaaaagcagctgaactAGATcgcagagaaagggaaatgcagagTCTCAATCAGCAAGGGG GTAGAAAAAATAACTGGCCTCCTCTTCCTGAGAATTTTCCTGTAGGTCCTTGTTTTTACCAGGATTTTTCAGTAGACATTCCTGTAGAATTCCAGAAGACAGTAAAGATTATGTACTATTTGTGGATGt TCCATACAGTGACACTGTTTCTTAATATCTTTGGATGTTTGGCCTGGTTTTATGTTGATGCTTCACGAGGAGTTGATTTTGGATTGAGTATTCTCTGGTTCTTGCTTTTTACCCCTTGTTCTTTTGTCTGCTGGTACAGACCACTTTATGGAGCTTTCAG GAGTGACAGTTCATTCAGGTTCTTTGTGTTCTTCTTTGTATATATCTGTCAGTTTGCTGTACATGTACTTCAAGCTGCAGGATTTCAAAGATGGGGAAACTG tGGGTGGATTTCATCTCTTACTGGACTTAATAAGAGTATTCCTGTTGGCATTATGATGATAATCATAGCTGCACTTTTCACAGCATCTGCTGTTATCTCACTAGTTATGTTTAAAAAG gTGCACGGGCTGTACCGCACCACTGGCGCCAGCTTTGAGAAGGCGCAGCAGGAGTTTGCCACGGGGGTGATGTCCAACAAAACGGTGCAAACGGCTGCGGCCAACGCCGCCTCCACCGCAGCCACCAGCGCGGCCCAGAACGCCTTCAAGGGCAACCGGATGTAG